In the genome of Cryptomeria japonica chromosome 8, Sugi_1.0, whole genome shotgun sequence, one region contains:
- the LOC131048345 gene encoding calcium-dependent protein kinase 26 — MGNTCRGSLENIYSQGYKEPSDRSRRNSNINNSSEHNTSRTDSTSDLSANSLTLRLISNDFGKESFNKPSKKQEVVKTNQNQNQNQNKSDLPNPKEDNMKRGDNISYYVLGHRTASLRDLYVLGRKLGQGQFGTTYLCTEISTGKEYACKSIPKRKLISKEDVEDVRREIQIMHHLSGHPNVVTIKGAYEDSVHVHIVMELCAGGELFDRIIQRGHFSERKAAELTRIIVGVVEACHSLGVMHRDLKPENFLVVNKDDDSSLKAIDFGLSVFFKPGQVFCDVVGSPYYVAPEVLCKQYGPQADVWTAGVILYILLSGVPPFWAETQQGIFDAVLRGHIDFDSEPWPSISESAKDLIRKMLTKDPSQRIHAHEVLCHPWICKDGVAPDKALDPAVLSRLKQFSAMNKLKKMALMVIAQSLSEEEIAGLREMFKTMDTDNSGSITFDELKAGLKRYGSNMKESEIRALMDAADVDNSGTIDYGEFIAATFHLNKLEREETLFTAFSYFDKDASGYITVDELQQACLDNNMNDVPIDEIIREVDQDNDGRIDYNEFVAMMRKGNGGIGRRTMRNSLNVSMKDAFPVG; from the exons ATGGGCAATACATGCCGGGGATCTTTGGAAAACATATATAGTCAGGGCTACAAAGAGCCCTCCGATCGCTCTAGGAGAAACAGTAACATAAATAACAGTAGTGAACACAATACAAGCAGGACTGACTCTACTTCTGATCTTTCAGCTAATAGTTTGACATTGCGTTTGATCTCAAACGATTTTGGCAAAGAAAGTTTTAATAAGCCATCAAAGAAACAAGAGGTGGTTAAAACCAATCAAAAtcagaatcagaatcagaataagTCTGATTTGCCGAACCCCAAGGAGGACAACATGAAAAGGGGGGACAATATTTCCTATTATGTGCTGGGTCACCGCACGGCGAGTCTTAGGGATCTTTATGTGCTGGGACGAAAACTGGGCCAGGGTCAATTTGGGACAACTTATTTGTGTACTGAGATTTCTACTGGCAAAGAATATGCTtgcaaatctattcccaaaaggaaATTGATTTCCAAGGAGGATGTTGAGGATGTGAGACGAGAGATTCAGATCATGCACCATTTGTCCGGGCATCCTAATGTTGTGACCATTAAAGGGGCTTATGAGGATTCAGTACATGTGCATATTGTCATGGAGCTATGTGCTGGGGGTGAGCTTTTTGACCGGATAATACAGAGAGGACATTTTAGCGAACGGAAGGCAGCTGAGTTGACCCGGATTATTGTGGGTGTTGTTGAGGCCTGCCATTCATTGGGTGTTATGCACCGGGATCTAAAGCCTGAGAATTTTTTGGTTGTAAACAAGGATGATGATTCATCGTTGAAGGCAATTGATTTCGGGCTATCAGTTTTTTTCAAACCTG GCCAGGTGTTCTGTGATGTTGTTGGAAGTCCATACTATGTTGCTCCAGAAGTTTTATGCAAGCAGTATGGTCCACAGGCAGACGTGTGGACAGCTGGAGTCATTCTATACATATTACTTAGTGGAGTTCCACCATTTTGGGCAG aaaCCCAACAGGGAATTTTTGATGCTGTTCTACGAggccacattgattttgattcagAACCTTGGCCTTCAATTTCTGAGAGTGCCAAGGATCTTATCAGGAAAATGCTTACCAAAGACCCAAGTCAGCGCATCCATGCACATGAAGTTCTAT GTCACCCTTGGATATGTAAAGATGGTGTTGCTCCAGATAAAGCTTTGGATCCGGCCGTGTTGTCCCGCCTAAAACAATTCTCTGCAATGAATAAATTGAAGAAGATGGCTCTTATG GTAATAGCTCAAAGTTTGTCAGAGGAAGAGATTGCTGGTTTGAGAGAGATGTTCAAGACTATGGACACGGATAATagtggttcaattacttttgacgAGCTGAAGGCCGGACTGAAAAGATATGGATCTAACATGAAAGAATCAGAGATCCGTGCTCTAATGGATGCG GCTGATGTAGACAATAGTGGTACCATTGATTATGGAGAGTTCATTGCTGCAACTTTTCATTTGAACAAACTGGAGCGTGAAGAGACTTTATTTACTGCCTTTTCATACTTTGATAAAGATGCAAGTGGTTATATCACAGTAGATGAACTCCAGCAAGCATGTTTAGACAACAATATGAATGATGTTCCTATTGATGAGATCATTCGCGAAGTCGACCAAGACAAT GATGGGCGCATAGATTATAATGAGTTTGTTGCTATGATGCGAAAGGGCAATGGAGGTATTGGTAGGAGAACAATGAGGAACAGCTTGAATGTCAGTATGAAGGATGCTTTTCCAGTTGGTTAG